Part of the Sodalinema gerasimenkoae IPPAS B-353 genome is shown below.
ACATCATGATGGTGGGAAAGGCAATTCCGAGCAGTCCAGCTAATGCTAGCCAGATGGGAATCAATTGCCAGTCTGGGATCTTGTAAGTTAAGGTCGTCGCAAGCGGTAAGACCCCAATTTGGGGCAGTTAAGCCGCTCATGATATCTAATCCTATCGCGAGTACAATCGCGGCGATAGAGGCAACTACCATGCGCTGGTTAGACCGTGGTGCTTTACGGAGACTCCTGATACTACTGGGATGTTGCGTGTTTACCCTAATCGGAGTCTCTCGAACCATGATTATGATGCCGGGTCAGAGCTATCGGGGAGAACTCCCTCCCCTGACCTTGAGCCAGCAGACCCTCGCTCAGCAATTGCGAGTCGATATAGAACGCATTGCGATCGCCCCCCACCACTATCTAGCTTATCCAGAGTTGGTGGCGATCGCCGACTACCTAGAAGACCAATTGACCGATGTGGCACAACAGCGAGGGGAGGTTGAACGTCAAGACTACCCAATTAGCGGTCAAACCTTCAGCAACGTGATTTTAGAACTCCCTGGTCAACAGCAGGCTGAGGAAATCATCGTCATTGGCGCTCACTATGACTCTGTGGATGCTCCTGGAGGAGTGCCGGGAGCCAACGATAACGGCTCAGGAGTCGCCGCTGTCCTAGCCTTGGCCCGTCACTTTGCCGAGCATCCTCAGTCACGAACCCTACGCTTTGTCGCCTTTACCAACGAGGAACCGCCTTTTTTCCAGACCGAGAACATGGGCAGTCTGGTGTATGCGCGACGCTGTCAAGAGCGAGGGGAGAAGGTGGTGGGGATGTTGAGTTTAGAAACGATGGGCTATTATGACGACGCGCCAGGAAG
Proteins encoded:
- a CDS encoding M28 family peptidase, which gives rise to MPGQSYRGELPPLTLSQQTLAQQLRVDIERIAIAPHHYLAYPELVAIADYLEDQLTDVAQQRGEVERQDYPISGQTFSNVILELPGQQQAEEIIVIGAHYDSVDAPGGVPGANDNGSGVAAVLALARHFAEHPQSRTLRFVAFTNEEPPFFQTENMGSLVYARRCQERGEKVVGMLSLETMGYYDDAPGSQTYPLGLLDQIYPIQGNFISFVGNLDSAKFVRQVVRHFRQSISFPSEGAILPGAVPGAGWSDHWAFWQQGYPALMVTDTAPFRYPYYHTPDDTVDKVDFDRLARVVEGLASVIGHLGAGD